From a region of the Helianthus annuus cultivar XRQ/B chromosome 5, HanXRQr2.0-SUNRISE, whole genome shotgun sequence genome:
- the LOC110943369 gene encoding histone deacetylase HDT2-like has translation MEKEVTEKVEEVLVENKKLEDREKKLEKRVKSIEAENSSLLQRVESDQADIDILKVRIAELEEEKARRDDQNEYFKLKNKELDANNAKKEHEMYMMNKVLENLLGKPVEQRFEEIELEEVRASRKAEIKAEMKNKGKGIQVEVSGVFYDDVEIDDVVEDDEEVDDDEVKKDDADDVFSASSHDDDDGNDDDDQGTSGIKVTEASNEENVDGYLHDDANEEPENTESEGEPDDTKNADGSDDHVARLILRLEHGVEEGEILHTYTLAEYLEMTYVDENSFKFDFEEELNQFDINQQPDYHYKYVEDADIYDRVEVEDWSDEDQSESAHIDTTNFPTLAEFFSQANEDECRIGLRPK, from the exons ATGGAAAAAG AAGTTACAGAAAAGGTGGAAGAAGTGTTAGTTGAGAATAAGAAGTTGGAAGATCGTGAAAAGAAGTTGGAAAAACGTGTCAAATCTATCGAAGCTGAAAACTCATCTTTGTTGCAAAGAGTTGAATCTGATCAAGCAGATATTGATATTCTTAAAGTACGAATAGCAGAGCTAGAAGAAGAAAAAGCTAGAAGAGATGACCAAAATGAATATTTCAAGCTAAAGAACAAAGAATTGGATGCCAACAACGCAAAGAAAGAACATGAAATGTATATGATGAATAAAGTGTTGGAGAATTTGCTCGGAAAGCCTGTTGAACAAAGATTTGAAGAGATCGAGCTTGAAGAAGTCCGAGCTAGTCGTAAAGCTGAGATTAAAGCAGAAATGAAGAACAAGGGTAAAGGCATTCAAGTTGAAG TTTCTGGTGTATTTTATGATGATGTAGAAATTGATGATGTAgtagaagatgatgaagaagtaGATGATGATGAGGTTAAAAAAGATGATGCAGACGATGTGTTTTCTGCAAGTagtcatgatgatgatgatgggaaTGATGACGACGATCAAGGTACTTCAGGCATCAAAGTTACTGAAGCGTCGAATGAAGAGAATGTTGATGGTTATCTTCATGACGATGCTAATGAAGAACCAGAGAATACTGAAAGTGAGGGGGAGCCTGATGATACAAAGAATGCTGATGGTAGTGATGATCATGTTGCAAGACTAATTCTACGTCTTGAACATGGAGTAGAGGAAGGTGAAATCTTGCACACTTATACGTTAGCTGAGTACTTAGAAATGACGTATGTCgatgaaaattctttcaagtttgattttgaagaagaactGAATCAGTTCGACATCAATCAGCAGCCCGATTATCATTATAAgtatgttgaagatgctgatatCTATGACAGGGTTGAAGTTGAAGATTGGAGTGATGAGGATCAATCTGAAAGTGCTCACATTGATACTACTAACTTTCCTACGCTTGCTGAGTTCTTTAGTCAAGCGAATGAAGATGAGtgtaggatcggacttcgacctaaatga